ttttggggccccctgaccaatttttgtcggataagcctcctctaccctcttggttctatgcaccagtggacaccagaccttcctcataataaaaaggtatttaagtccttccattgcagtgtgaaatgtgcttttcatattgtattgataataggttcttgttaatgttgtaattcatgtgatcgtttatatgtcggttatgggatcccttgtctatgtgttgattgttgattgtgctattctgttgcactgctaagtagatgaactgaacttctggtattttaacacagatgctaaaagatgttgatagtgtcagacatgcagttttataatatcaTGCTGCcattgactttttattattagcttttaggttatgtttttgaagactttgatggagtgtatttgcatgaatttatctgatcattcagagtcaattcacaaccaaaaacaattgattaagataacatgaaaaattaactcttgcatatattgggttaaatgaatggttaaatcacttaaggatatggggatagcttagagatttaattagacaaggtttatcaattacatttgttattattggttttgatgctttcgtattattagtatgttgtttatggcaatgtattattagcatgttatttcacgtgatgaagtaagtcaggcttgctcaaaaacaaaaagggggatatgttgggaaactgtctggaagaaaacagacgtgagcaatcctgactctttagctttaggccttaagacccagttgcaaggttactgaaagatgagctatgggaaaaagataagggagctggcagtagaaaagaagaataacaggataatgaggtagccagcagaagttctgtgagaacagaatttgtgtccaagatatagccacctgcaagatatcgttatataaacaaaggctctatataaagcgagtgtccactgttaataaacgacttcactttaaccgtattggtgactgcgtgtcgtcctttaaccctccgcggattttcttcctacaccccccagcagctccgGGCGGGACAGAGCAGAACAGGCGGCAAGGAGGTGGAGCCAGGAGACGTTTCCTGGGGAAGTgagggggaaatggggaggaaatggTAAAAAATGGGTTTGTGAGGGGAGGAAACGGGGGAaaatgggcaggaaatggggaggaaatggggttgggagaaatgggagaaaatggagaagaaatggTGAGGAatgggaggaagagggaggaaatagaggaaaatggggaaaatggggtgaaatggggaggaaatggggaagaaatggcaaaaaatggggttgggaggggaggaaatgggTTAGGAAGTagaggaaatggggaaaatacaAGTTAGAAAGgggaggaaatggggaaaaaagaggaggaaaggggggaaaatggaaagttgggagggggggaaatggggtAGGAAGGGGAGGAAATTGAGAGGAAATGGGGTGATCTATGGGGCAGATGTGGGGTGGGGGAATGGTTGGAGGCTGTCTGGGATATAGCAGGAGGGCATTGGAGTTgactgggaggtactgggagggaACTGAGGAGGATTGGGGGctactgggagggactgggagggagctggggtgaaCTGGGCACTACTGTCTGGGGTCACTGTGGGTTTTGGGGTCACTCTATGGTTCAGGGGGTTTTGGCATCAGTCCAGGAGGGTTTGGGGGTCACTCCACGAGGTTTTGGGGGTATTTTGGGGTCACtatgggggttttggggtcctTCCATGAGGTTCTGGGGGGTTTTAGAGTCACTccatggggttttgggggggttttggggtcaGTCCAGGGAGTTTTGGGGACACTATGGGGGTTTTGGGTCACTCCAGGAGGTTTTGGCGGTActctggggtttggggggggttttggggtcaGTCCATGGCATTTTGGGGTCACTatgggggtttttggggtctCACCCACATACACCCGTCCGTGCTCCGTGTTGGGGGGCAGGGTGTGGGGCAGCCACCCCCGGGCTTTGCCCTCCCAGTAGATCCAGGCCAGGAGGggatccccctccccacaggtCCCTGTGGGGCGCAGGGACAAGGACACCAGGGacctcccccaaaaaacctaGGGGACAACAGAGGGGGGAGGGTGAAcacccagggaccccccccaaacccgGAGGGCAATGGGGGGGGCACCTGGGGACCCCCACACTTGGGGGGCAatgggggacatgggggggagtgggggagTGAACACTCAGGGGGAACACCCCCTCCCACTTGGGGGTCCTGAAGGGGGggttcccctctccccccagtcGTGGgtcccacccccagccccccccccttcccgccCCCCCCCAGGATGGGGACAATGGGGGGGGGGCAatggggacacgagggggggggTGAGCACCCAGGGGACCCCCAGCCTCCACATCTCCCActcccctccccctctctccctccagaATGGGGACAATGGGAACAACGgaggacacggggggggggggaggggggtgagcACCCAGGGGAcccccaacccccaccccacacTTGGGGGTCCCCCCTtgcccctcccccacctccatcccattCCCCTCCAGCACCCTCCTTTCCGCTTGGGCTTTGCTGCGCCCATAGGGGTGGGAATGGCAAATGGGGGAGTtctctcccagcccctctcccagtCCCAgttctctcccagtccctcccagcaccctcctggtgccacccagtccctcccagttcccctccagttgctcccagttccctcccagtaactcccagtctgtcccagttccctcccagttcctcctagcaccctcctggtgccacccagcccctcccagttcccctccaGTAGCTCCCAGTCTCTCTCAGGGTGTCCCAGTTCCCCCCCAGTTCACTCCCAGTAGCCCCCAatccttcccagttccctcccagtaacTCCCAATCTGTCTCAGGGTGTCCCAGTTCCCACTCagcccctcccagttccctcccagtccctcccagttcagGACCTAAGGAAGGGATGCCCACAGGCGTTTGGCCCCACCACCTCCATGGAACTGGTGTAAATCAGGACCTTGACCCCCCCCCCGAGCGGCACCTGGCGAGGACATTGAGGGTgcctggggggagggggacatggaggggacatggggactCCCAGAGGAACCCATTTCCCCCCTACTTCCTCTCCATTTTACCCCATTTCCTCCTCATTTCCCCTATTTTCTCCCACTCCTCTCCActtcctccccatttcccctATTCCACCCCATTCCTACCCTATTTCTGCCCCTCCTAGCCCCATTCCTCCATTTCCTCCTCAGTTCCTCCCATTCCGTCCCAGTTCCTCCCCATATCTCCCCGTTTCCCcaatttcctcctctccccaccccattcccccccccccacttccTCTCACCCTGCACATTCACTCTCCCGAGGTCCCCGGAGGGGGTCCCCTCCCCCACTTTTCCTGCGCAGTGGAACACGACGTCCGCCCCACGCAGCGCCCGCCCCACGGCCTCCGCGTCCCCCACGTCCCCATGGAGCCACCGCACGTGAGGgtctggggaggaagggacacggggggggggggggggggggcttaAGGGGGACCCCAAAAAAGGGGACACAACGCCCCTCGGAAACACAGTCGCGtcccccgtgcctcagtttccccatttcctccccactccgtgcctcagtttcccttcccGAACCAATTTCCGAAccaatttctcctcttttcccccaaTCTCCATTTCCGCCCCACTTCCGCCTTTCCCCACCCGGGTGTTGCAGCTCTTTGGGTCCCTCCAGGTCCAGCACCCGCAGCTCCTTCAGTTCCGGTTCCTCCTCCAGCAGCGACCGCACCAAATGCGTCCCCAGGAAACCCGCCCCCCCCGTCACCACCACCACGcgccccttcccccccccaaaaaaaaaagggtcacGTGAGGGGGATGGGGACGGGGGCGAGACCCCCAACTCCCCCCCCAAATACCCCGGGTCACAGGGttccacccccccctcccaaccctgggactcagtttcccccccccctcaaactTTTGGCTCCGCCCCAAACTGGTTCCGACCCCCCGGgtcccgtgcctcagtttcccctctcgaACCTTTGGGTCCCCCCCAAAATCCGTTCCGACCCCCGTGGTCCCCCCCAAATCGGGTCCCGAACTTTTGGGTCCCCCCCCAAAGTGGTTCCGACCCCCAGGTCCCCGGTAAGATGGGTCCCCCGTTTCCCCAGTGCCTGTTTCCCCTCCTGAACCTTCGGGTTACTCCCCAAAATGGGTCCCACACCCCCGGGGTTCCCCCCCAAAGTGGTTCCGAACCCCAGGTCCTCTCTAAAATgggtcccttcctccccctccattcccccttgcctcagtttcccctcccaAACTTTTGGTCCCCCCAAAATTGAGTCCCACACCCTCGAGGTCCCCCCAAAATGGGTCCCACACCATTGGGTCGTCACCCCCCCAAACTTTGAGGTTATCCCCAAATTGGTTCCcccccccgtgcctcagtttcccctcccgGTACCCTCAGGTCCGGGGGGGTCTCGCGCCCCATGGcagctcttcccctccccccccctccgaCATCCGTGTTTTGAACCCCGCCACTTCCGAGTGGAGGAAGGCCCCGGATGTGGAGGGCGGCGGAGAGGGGAGGGGTAGTGACGTCActgaggggggaggggagagctgggagggactgggagacactgggaaGGTTTTGGCTGTCGCTTTTTTCCGTTTTTTCCGGCTTCCGGCGCAGCCGCGGTGACGTCATGGAAAGCGAGACGGTGCCGCGGAGCGGGCGGGGCGCGAAGCACGACGGGAGTTGTAGGCGGCGCGCAAAGGCTGCTGGGAAACGTAGACCGGAAGCCGGCAGGCGGTACCAGAAACACCGGAAAAAATGCCCCCTAAATCCGCTCCGAATCGCCCTGAAATGCCCCAAAACGGAGCCCAACGGGCAAAAAGCACCGAATAGCCGCAAAAAGGACCCAGAAAAGGGGGCTTTTGGCGTAAAAATTCGTGGATTTCGGTTGAAAAGGGGGCCCGGGTGttgaaaaatgggaattttggggaaaaaaggaattttgggTAAAATTTTGGTAAAAATTTGGGATTTCTGATCgtatatttatatgtttatgTATTTCTACATTTATACgtttgtatatttatatttttataccTTTACATATTGatacatttatgtatttatatgtttatatatttatatgcttttatatgtatatagaaatatatgtaattatatgtatgtatatgtaggtatatatttttgtatttatataagtgtatataataaatataataatatgtaataatgtatatatttttgtattcatatacttacatatttatacgtttatgtatttatatgtttatacatttatacacttgtatatattttttatatttatgcatatatttatgcatatatttatatatattaacatatttttatttatgtatttacatATTCATACATTTATCTCTTATTTTGTATTATCTGctattttctct
The Heliangelus exortis chromosome 30, bHelExo1.hap1, whole genome shotgun sequence DNA segment above includes these coding regions:
- the LOC139788720 gene encoding LOW QUALITY PROTEIN: 3 beta-hydroxysteroid dehydrogenase type 7-like (The sequence of the model RefSeq protein was modified relative to this genomic sequence to represent the inferred CDS: inserted 2 bases in 1 codon), giving the protein MGRETPPDLRGRVVVVTGGAGFLGTHLVRSLLEEEPELKELRVLDLEGPKELQHPDPHVRWLHGDVGDAEAVGRALRGADVVFHCAGKVGEGTPSGDLGRVFWGRSLVSLSLRPTGTCGEGDPLLAWIYWEGKARGWLPHTLPPNTEHGRVYVGNVSWLHLLAACSALSRPELLGGKFFFCSNFSPFLPYDIFNFQLLGLPPGGSLXLPRFLLLLWAHLNSFLARFLPHYCPLLTPRTLALASSSFTVRSSKAQRLLGCWPRYSWEEARERTQK